A section of the Aythya fuligula isolate bAytFul2 chromosome 9, bAytFul2.pri, whole genome shotgun sequence genome encodes:
- the LOC116492547 gene encoding uncharacterized protein LOC116492547, whose amino-acid sequence MEALDSEVKARKTLGSVEYVESSGFTQGILPTKKDVVQNMLYLLQPKRAGQAQRSKEDAAYLLAEHLQEHWLVCNLHTIGTQNIKKLILKMYEEFTRLYQTRKQRQNQAFTERADKFNESSEKLFDIFCTDAQLRNKLEEYSGIKMTGIEWKFLEDQRSERKMYYEDFTDKQELKMMERRQKIQCLEHFRKLAREEKEGNKSKEMTYKSDEQSDEGTSVDESYLAEEENGGAPAFSLRGRRKRRCTAWSTGAATPASDAMPLECQHIRMSIRRVRPGFYETVEKVENC is encoded by the coding sequence ATGGAAGCACTGGATAGCGAGGTGAAAGCACGGAAGACTCTGGGATCTGTTGAGTACGTGGAGTCTTCAGGCTTCACCCAGGGAATACTGCCGACCAAGAAGGATGTGGTGCAGAACATGCTGTACCTACTGCAGCCCAAAAGAGCGGGCCAGGCCCAGCGCTCCAAGGAGGATGCAGCCTACTTGCTTGCTGAGCACCTGCAAGAGCACTGGTTGGTTTGCAACTTGCACACCATCGGAACGCAAAATATAAAGAAACTCATCCTCAAAATGTACGAGGAGTTTACCCGATTGTATCAGACCCGAAAGCAGAGACAGAACCAGGCTTTTACGGAGAGAGCAGACAAATTCAACGAGAGTTCGGAGAAGCTCTTTGACATATTTTGTACAGATGCGCAGTTGAGAAATAAATTGGAGGAATACAGTGGAATAAAAATGACTGGCATCGAATGGAAATTTCTTGAAGATCAAAGAAGCGAAAGGAAAATGTACTACGAAGATTTCACAGACAAGCAGGAACTGAAGATGATGGAAAGAAGGCAGAAGATACAGTGTCTGGAGCACTTCAGGAAGCTTgccagggaggagaaggaaggaaacaaatcGAAGGAAATGACGTATAAAAGTGATGAGCAATCGGATGAAGGCACGAGCGTGGATGAATCCTATCTCGCTGAGGAAGAGAACGGAGGGGCTCCTGCCTTCTCGCTGAGGGGCAGAAGGAAGCGCCGCTGCACTGCCTGGTCCACCGGTGCCGCGACTCCTGCCAGCGATGCCATGCCCCTGGAGTGCCAGCATATACGGATGAGCATCAGGAGAGTTAGGCCTGGGTTCTATGAGACTGTGGAGAAGGTCGAAAACTGCTAG
- the AIRE gene encoding autoimmune regulator, which produces MAGPGGDGDLRQLLKLHRTEIAMAVDDVFPLLHGLADHDVVPEHVFKETLSQTEREGSHRAFHALLTWLLGRDVAAVRDFWAVLFKDYNLERYTRLRPLHSAFPKEVDLGRQRRSRRLSPSPTAPVPHRPQGKRKAPEERDGARMAQPSPRHAASPGPLTKAKTTKKLEGVDTTRSPRSSSSTKVGSRAGDELYDPAAGEELGARSRSRSLKPAARPRAPQSSGGLRATPQGCLPAPTMHSQDPTPQQENEDECAACGDGGELICCDGCPRAFHLACLVPPLPRVPSGTWQCGSCAVKPGQLREADKVAEQPPVIPGEEERGAHMGRGDGSVCSHCFSRIPTTQHCPVPNGNPGGLLLCSSCMGAPETGSVGSTVITGDHAHQAAKHVTRHNPSPLQAECGNPSGDPVLSRDELDALLGEGAWDGILQWAFQSMARPLADTHGLFV; this is translated from the exons ATGGCTGGGCCAGGCGGTGACGGGGACCTGCGGCAGCTGCTGAAGCTGCACCGCACCGAGATCGCCATGGCGGTGGACGACGTCTTCCCGCTGCTGCACGGCCTCGCCGACCACGACGTCGTCCCCGAGCACGTCTTCAAG GAGACGCTGAGCCAGACGGAGCGAGAGGGCTCCCACCGCGCCTTCCACGCGCTGCTCACCTGGCTCCTGGGCCGCGATGTCGCCGCCGTCCGCGACTTCTGGGCAGTGCTCTTCAAGGACTACAACCTGGAGCGCTACACCCGGCTCCGGCCCCTCCACAGCGCCTTCCCCAAAG AGGTGGACCTCGGGCGGCAGCGCCGCAGCCGGCgcctgtcccccagccccacggcaccAGTCCCACACAGACCCCAAGGCAAGAGAAAAGCCCCTGAGGAGCGGGATGGGGCCCGCATGGCACAGCCCTCGCCACGGCACGCTGCCAGCCCCG GGCCCCTGACAAAAGCAAAGACCACGAAGAAGCTGGAGGGTGTGGACACCACACGCTCACCCCGTAGCAGCA GCAGCACCAAGGTGGGCAGCAGAGCCGGGGATGAGCTTTATGACCCAGCTGCTGGCGAGGAGCTcggggccaggagcaggagccGCAGCCTGAAACCTGCTGCCCGACCCAGGGCACCCCAAAGC AGCGGGGGGCTGCGAGCAACACCCCAGGGCTGTCTGCCAGCGCCCACCATGCACAGCCAGGACCCCACACCCCAGCAG GAGAACGAGGACGAGTGCGCAGCGTGCGGTGACGGCGGAGAGCTCATCTGCTGCGATGGCTGCCCCCGGGCTTTCCACCTCGCCTGTCTGgtgcccccgctgccccgcGTCCCCAG CGGGACGTGGCAGTGCGGCTCATGTGCGGTCAAGCCAGGCCAGTTGCGGGAGGCAGACAAGGTTGCAGAGCAGCCCCCCGTGATCCCCGGGGAGGAAGAACGCGGTGCCCACATGGGCAGAGGTGATGGGAGTGTCTGCAGCCACTGCTTCAGCAGGATCCCTACAACCCAACACTGCCCTGTACCTAACGGGAACCCTGG ggggctgctgctttgcagttcCTGCATGGGCGCACCAGAAACAGGCAGCGTGGGGAGCACCGTAATTACCGGAGACCACGCGCATCAGGCAGCAAAG CACGTCACCAGACACAACCCGtctcctctgcaggcagagtGTGGCAACCCCAGCGGTGACCCCGTATTGAGCAGGGATGAGCTCGACGCCCTCCTGGGCGAG GGCGCCTGGGACGGGATCCTGCAGTGGGCTTTCCAGAGCATGGCACGGCCACTCGCAGACACCCATGGGCTCTTCGTGTAG